A section of the Pedobacter sp. HDW13 genome encodes:
- a CDS encoding HupE/UreJ family protein, giving the protein MPLQDFVFYFKLGWEHIISIDALDHQLFVLALVAIYSYKNLKQVLILVTAFTIGHSLTLLLSVLDYIRFDSKWVEFLIPCTIVITAISNMFRKNFSLKSVKINYSLALGFGLIHGMGFANSIRMMLAKDQNIGWGLFGFNVGLEAGQIFLVMIVLFITFLIFNYTRIKRLSWVLFISAAVFSLALKMALERIPF; this is encoded by the coding sequence ATGCCGTTACAAGATTTTGTCTTTTATTTTAAACTAGGTTGGGAACACATTATCAGTATTGATGCTTTGGATCATCAGCTTTTTGTTTTGGCACTTGTTGCCATTTACAGCTACAAAAATCTGAAACAAGTACTCATATTGGTTACCGCCTTTACCATTGGTCATTCGCTAACTTTGCTTTTAAGTGTTTTAGATTACATCAGGTTCGATAGTAAATGGGTAGAGTTTTTAATCCCCTGTACCATTGTAATTACCGCAATCAGTAATATGTTCAGAAAGAACTTTTCATTGAAATCGGTTAAAATTAACTATTCCCTGGCCCTGGGTTTTGGTTTAATACATGGAATGGGCTTTGCCAATTCCATCAGAATGATGCTGGCCAAAGACCAAAATATAGGTTGGGGGCTCTTTGGCTTTAATGTTGGCCTGGAAGCAGGGCAGATTTTTCTAGTAATGATTGTATTGTTCATTACCTTTTTAATTTTTAATTATACCCGGATCAAGCGCCTGAGCTGGGTTTTATTTATATCGGCAGCCGTATTTAGCCTGGCTTTAAAAATGGCTTTAGAACGAATTCCATTTTAA
- a CDS encoding class I SAM-dependent methyltransferase: MLRLKYYFQKPQKGFDPVPKAFAEKYAANEYRKVDGAVIDAINTRVTDFRDKSILDLGAGPGQYSIEFAKRGAKVTWHDISRNYLEIAKNKAESESIALNFSLGYLEEARGKYDMIFNRICWYYCINDDQFATRIYNLVKKNGFGFIVVNNEKFLQEELTKERGLKKIIIRLSYWINENFNIKLTHVHPSHQKLSRIFARLDFKSLQVERLGHNTLITFNK, encoded by the coding sequence ATGCTAAGGCTTAAATATTATTTTCAAAAGCCCCAAAAGGGTTTTGATCCTGTTCCAAAAGCCTTTGCAGAAAAATATGCGGCCAACGAATACAGAAAGGTAGATGGTGCGGTTATAGATGCAATAAATACCCGTGTAACCGATTTCAGGGATAAAAGTATTTTGGACCTGGGAGCAGGCCCGGGCCAGTACAGTATTGAATTTGCCAAAAGGGGCGCGAAAGTTACCTGGCATGACATTAGCCGCAATTATTTGGAGATCGCTAAAAACAAAGCTGAAAGCGAAAGCATAGCGCTAAACTTTTCGCTGGGTTACCTGGAAGAGGCACGGGGTAAATACGACATGATTTTTAACCGGATATGCTGGTACTACTGCATTAACGATGATCAGTTTGCCACACGTATTTATAACCTGGTTAAAAAAAATGGCTTCGGTTTTATTGTTGTTAATAACGAAAAATTTCTTCAGGAAGAACTCACAAAAGAACGCGGATTAAAAAAAATAATTATCAGACTCAGTTACTGGATCAACGAAAATTTTAATATTAAACTTACACATGTACATCCCTCACACCAGAAACTGAGCAGAATATTTGCCCGTTTAGATTTTAAAAGCCTGCAGGTAGAACGCCTCGGACATAACACCTTGATTACATTTAACAAGTAG
- a CDS encoding DUF6702 family protein — protein MRKLKFVVLLLCCTFFAVEAGIKHPLHVSTTEVNFNAKDKTLEISCKIFSDDFESILARLYKQKTDLSNPNMKNAMDELVKKYLLSHLQVKANGKVTTMNYIGFEIDHEATNIYMEVEKISAVKSIEINNTILYDLFDDQMSIVHIVKGPVRKSSKILYPEKKFVANF, from the coding sequence ATGCGTAAATTAAAATTTGTTGTTCTGCTGTTGTGTTGTACATTTTTTGCTGTTGAGGCAGGCATTAAGCACCCTTTACATGTGAGTACTACAGAAGTAAATTTTAATGCAAAAGACAAAACGCTTGAAATTAGCTGCAAAATTTTTTCAGATGATTTTGAATCGATTCTAGCCAGATTATACAAACAAAAAACAGACTTAAGCAACCCCAACATGAAAAACGCGATGGATGAGCTGGTTAAAAAATACTTGTTATCGCATTTGCAGGTTAAGGCCAATGGAAAAGTAACAACCATGAATTATATTGGCTTTGAAATAGACCACGAAGCCACCAATATTTACATGGAAGTTGAAAAAATATCAGCTGTAAAATCGATTGAAATTAACAATACCATTCTCTACGACCTATTTGATGACCAGATGAGTATTGTACATATTGTGAAAGGTCCTGTCCGTAAAAGCAGCAAAATACTCTACCCTGAAAAGAAGTTTGTGGCAAACTTTTAA
- the upp gene encoding uracil phosphoribosyltransferase, producing MIFDLSKTQSIANTFIAELRDENIQKDSMRFRKNMERVGEFFAYEISKSLKYTSAEITTPLGLSTCEVLTEQPVLATILRAGLPLQQGLLNIFDKAACCFISAYRKVKKSGDFIIQMDYVSTPDLEGRVLIMADPMLATGQSMVMCCKELINRYKIAELHIVAAIASTEGVTHVRANLPKAKLWLGAIDEEMTSKSYIVPGLGDAGDLAYGEKV from the coding sequence ATGATTTTCGATCTAAGCAAAACCCAGTCTATCGCCAATACCTTTATTGCCGAACTTCGGGATGAAAATATCCAGAAAGACTCGATGCGTTTTCGAAAAAATATGGAAAGGGTTGGAGAATTTTTTGCTTACGAGATCAGTAAATCACTTAAATATACATCCGCAGAAATCACTACCCCACTTGGATTGTCAACATGCGAAGTATTAACCGAACAACCTGTGCTGGCTACCATACTCCGTGCAGGTTTGCCATTACAGCAGGGTTTACTTAACATTTTCGATAAAGCAGCGTGCTGTTTCATTTCGGCCTACCGGAAAGTTAAAAAGAGTGGCGATTTTATTATCCAGATGGATTATGTTTCTACGCCCGATCTGGAAGGCAGGGTTTTGATTATGGCCGACCCGATGCTAGCCACGGGCCAAAGTATGGTGATGTGTTGTAAAGAGTTGATTAACCGCTATAAAATTGCCGAACTTCATATTGTTGCCGCCATAGCCAGTACTGAAGGCGTTACCCATGTTAGGGCCAATTTGCCTAAAGCAAAACTTTGGCTTGGGGCCATTGATGAAGAAATGACCAGCAAATCGTACATTGTTCCAGGTTTAGGCGATGCCGGCGACCTGGCTTACGGAGAAAAGGTTTAA
- a CDS encoding low molecular weight protein tyrosine phosphatase family protein, producing MNILFVCSRNKWRSATAETLYKNHPDHDVRSAGTASSARIKINAKLILWADVIFVMEKKHKQILTERFEDETLEKEIIILNIPDDYEYMDEELVEDIQSKMTAYL from the coding sequence GTGAATATTCTATTTGTATGCAGTAGAAATAAATGGCGCAGTGCCACTGCTGAAACACTATATAAAAACCATCCCGATCATGATGTGCGGTCGGCTGGCACCGCATCATCTGCCAGGATCAAAATCAACGCAAAACTCATTTTGTGGGCCGATGTAATTTTTGTAATGGAGAAAAAGCATAAACAAATCCTTACCGAACGTTTCGAAGACGAAACGTTGGAGAAAGAAATCATCATCCTGAACATCCCAGATGATTATGAGTATATGGACGAAGAACTCGTGGAAGATATTCAATCAAAAATGACAGCTTATTTATAA
- a CDS encoding YjjG family noncanonical pyrimidine nucleotidase produces the protein MKKHIFFDLDHTIWDFDRNAEETLKELYQTYKLDTLGITSCSDFISIYTENNHLLWADYHLGKITKDFLRAERFSKTFIQLGIHPDAVPHQFEADYVNISPTKTNLFAGAEQVLTYLQQKYTLHIISNGFKETTLTKMNLSKLNPYFENVIISEDVGVNKPNPIIFEYALDKAKALKAESIMIGDSLEADIYGALNFGMEAIFFNPMEKEKPEDVTHQIVHLEELLKLF, from the coding sequence ATGAAAAAACATATCTTCTTCGACCTCGATCACACCATTTGGGATTTTGATCGCAATGCCGAAGAAACACTGAAAGAGCTTTACCAGACCTATAAATTAGATACACTGGGTATTACATCCTGTAGCGATTTTATTAGCATTTACACCGAAAACAATCATTTGCTATGGGCCGATTATCATTTGGGAAAAATTACCAAAGATTTTTTAAGGGCAGAGCGATTCAGTAAAACCTTCATTCAATTGGGTATCCATCCAGATGCTGTACCACACCAGTTTGAAGCTGATTACGTAAACATTTCACCAACAAAAACCAATTTGTTTGCAGGTGCCGAGCAGGTATTGACCTATCTACAACAAAAATATACCCTGCATATTATTTCGAATGGATTTAAGGAAACAACCTTAACCAAAATGAATTTATCGAAGCTAAATCCTTATTTCGAAAATGTAATTATATCGGAAGATGTTGGCGTTAACAAACCCAACCCTATTATTTTCGAATATGCACTCGATAAAGCAAAAGCACTAAAAGCTGAAAGCATTATGATTGGCGACAGTCTTGAAGCAGATATTTATGGCGCATTAAACTTTGGCATGGAAGCCATCTTTTTCAACCCTATGGAAAAAGAAAAACCTGAAGATGTGACGCATCAAATTGTTCACCTTGAAGAGTTGTTGAAACTTTTTTAA
- a CDS encoding DUF4476 domain-containing protein, with the protein MKKTILLGLAMLFATLSFAQNNRSAAEVFLQITKPGKYMVYLDDELVGSATGRFRFYDVYNSKPELSIMQGDRLILKEPINVNAQERLVLGFDNGKLNVIKQLSLFRNNQYALDDFYGYSGDPKGDISLRPDRGQVRNYNLMSPEAFQQYFSLYKKERFDDGRSRLIKATSKNATFITEQVKYLLKEFSFDDQRLETAKHLYSKTLDKQNYTLLAETFRFSSSKDDFLNFIAKE; encoded by the coding sequence ATGAAAAAAACCATCTTATTAGGCCTGGCAATGCTCTTTGCTACCCTAAGTTTTGCTCAAAACAACCGCAGTGCAGCTGAAGTATTCCTGCAAATTACCAAACCCGGCAAGTATATGGTATACTTAGACGATGAACTTGTGGGATCGGCTACGGGCAGATTCCGTTTTTACGATGTATACAATTCTAAACCCGAGCTGTCTATAATGCAGGGCGATAGATTAATCTTAAAAGAGCCGATTAACGTAAATGCACAGGAGCGTCTCGTTTTAGGCTTCGATAACGGCAAGCTAAATGTAATTAAACAGCTTAGCCTGTTCCGCAACAATCAATACGCTTTAGATGATTTTTATGGCTATAGCGGAGACCCCAAAGGTGATATTTCTCTAAGACCAGACAGAGGACAAGTGAGGAATTACAATTTAATGTCTCCTGAAGCCTTTCAGCAGTACTTTAGTTTGTACAAAAAAGAAAGATTCGATGACGGCAGATCGAGGTTAATCAAAGCAACAAGTAAAAATGCTACTTTTATCACTGAGCAAGTAAAATACCTGCTCAAAGAATTTTCTTTCGACGATCAGCGTTTAGAGACTGCCAAACATCTGTATTCAAAAACTTTAGATAAACAAAACTATACCTTATTGGCCGAGACATTCAGGTTCTCATCCAGTAAAGATGATTTTTTGAATTTCATTGCTAAAGAATAA
- a CDS encoding DinB family protein: MRAAKIKASIHKTVDAYKSKLSAYADDIFQQQPPIAGWSYSEVYSHIFDSSLLSLMALEHAAKGKGENKPTHFAVKLILLLGALPPAQQYKVPQRLADRVKKISKTEALDFILEFEEALADNYPLVGLATATCKTKHPRLGYLNAKQWLRFIEIHLKHHLRQLERIEKSFQA, translated from the coding sequence ATGAGGGCTGCAAAAATAAAGGCATCGATACATAAAACGGTCGATGCTTATAAATCAAAACTATCTGCTTATGCTGACGATATTTTTCAGCAGCAACCACCTATAGCTGGCTGGAGTTACAGCGAAGTATATTCGCATATTTTCGATTCAAGCCTGCTATCGTTAATGGCTTTAGAACATGCAGCAAAAGGCAAAGGCGAAAATAAACCTACTCATTTTGCTGTTAAACTCATTTTGCTTTTAGGTGCGCTCCCTCCGGCGCAGCAATATAAAGTACCTCAAAGGCTGGCCGACAGGGTAAAAAAAATCAGCAAAACAGAAGCACTCGATTTTATTTTAGAGTTTGAAGAGGCTTTAGCTGACAACTATCCTTTGGTTGGCTTAGCTACCGCCACCTGCAAAACCAAGCATCCACGACTAGGTTATTTAAATGCCAAACAATGGCTAAGGTTTATCGAAATTCATTTAAAACATCACCTCAGGCAGTTAGAAAGAATAGAAAAGAGTTTTCAGGCGTAA